CGCTCAGCATGAGATGGCACCAGCGAAGGCCCGCAAGATCGAGCTCGAGAAGCTGCTCGAGGCTGAACCGCTGGTCGAGTTCAGTCTGGAGCACCGGCAGAAGATGACCAATCGGTTGGAGGAGTTGTCCATCTCGATTAAGCAAGGCGACAGGGGAAATCCTGAATCCGCCGGGGCGTCATAAACATCGAGATCAACCCTATGAACCAGGACTTGGTAATCCGGCTCGACAATATGCGCAGTGCGCCTCGCTGTGGCGCGAAGACGCGAGCAGGTGGGCTTTGTCAATGTCCAGCCATCCACGGCCGGCTGCGCTGCCGTATTCACGGCGGGCTGAGCCCCGGCGCGCCTCGCGGCGCGGCAAACGGCAATTTCAAGGACGGGTACTGGACGGTAGAAGCGGCAAAGGAACGGAGATGGGTGAGGAAGGTGCTGGAGCGCTATGCCAAGGGGACCGACCAATGAACGGGCCGGTGCGAGCGCAAGTCACTTCCATGGCTACTACTTTGACGGACAGGAGATATTAGCCTGTGAAGAGGCTGGCATTGCAGTCACCTTGCCCAAGCCCATGACGTCGAACGCCAAGGCTGAGGGCCGGTTCGGCAAACAGGACTTCGCCTACCTGCCTGATGAGGATGTCTACCGCTGCCCATCCGGATCACGCGCTGGGAGCATGAGCACGTGGTCGAGGAGGTTCAGAGACGGCTCGATTCCAACCCAGTCGCCATGCGGACGCGACGTGAGACAGTTGAGCATCCCTTCGGCACGATCAAG
The DNA window shown above is from Bradyrhizobium sp. CB1650 and carries:
- a CDS encoding HGGxSTG domain-containing protein yields the protein MRSAPRCGAKTRAGGLCQCPAIHGRLRCRIHGGLSPGAPRGAANGNFKDGYWTVEAAKERRWVRKVLERYAKGTDQ